Below is a window of Cytobacillus firmus DNA.
AAGTCATTTTATATTCTTTTAAAAATTGTTCTTTATCCCGTTACTTTAAAGTTATACTTTAATCTTTTTTGATTCCTTATAATAAAGTTTAAACCTTATCCAACGGCCTTAGTTTTACCTCTCGGCAACTTAATTTTCAATACTGAAAGAGCAATATTAATTAAGTACTGAAACTCCTTACTTTTATAAAAAATGACAATATAAATTACATTAGGTACTATTAAACTAATTAATCCCTTTCCAGCAAGGGCCAAAAAGTTATCTCCAATTATTAGGCTATTACATATTATTGTTGTAATAAAACAAGCAGCTAATGTTAATAATCCAAATACAATATACTTTTTGAAATACAAAAAAACAGATCTTTTAAACACATACTTATATACTATTACTGGCTGCGTCCAAAACACAGTTGTAAGAGTACTAATTGTTGTCCCTATAAATATTCCTGCTAAACCAAAGTATTTTACTAAAAATAAAGATGCTATTAAATTTATAAAACCTTCAAATAATGGTGCATACTTATCCTGGACAAATAAACCTGCTTTATTTTTAAAAGTTGCAATTGCTGTTCTCATTCCTGTCAAGTAGAAATTAAGCAAAACTATTATAAAGGTTAGATTATTAAGAATATATTGACTTCCTAACCACCAACTAATTAATGGCTCTAATAAGTTAAATAAAACTATCACACATAATGAATAGAGCCAAAAGTTAACTAAATAAGTTACCTTAAAAATCGAATAGTTTTTATCGCTGCTTTCAGTAGCAATTAGATTTCCTATACTTGAATCAATTCCACCTAGCACTGGTTTTACTAAAGCTGCCAATTGATTAATGATCATTGTATAATTCGAGTAAATTCCTACAGTTGCTAATCCAATAAAGGAAGATATTAGAATATTATCTATTCCAAATACAAGGAAACCTCCTATATTGTGTAAAAACATTGCTTTTACATTTTTAACTAAATTCTCTTTAGTACTCTTATCCAAAGGATACTTTTCTTTAGTTTTAATATATGAATATCTTTTGTTAACAATGCTGCCATTTATTAAATTTTGAATTACATAAATTATTAATTCGAATATCAAATAAAGAATATAACTCTTAGTTGTAATAAGGATTATTATCTTAGCTATAGAAGTAAAAACTTGAAACATCAAATCAATTTTCGCTAGTACATAACCTTTTTGATCCGCATTAATTAAGGACCACTTATGAGCATTCAGATATGAGACTATATTCTTTAAAACAAACAAGGAATAGATTAATGTAATATCAGCAATAGAATTGCCATTCTTTATTAAGGTCCCTAAAAAGGGATATATACATATACTAATAAATAAAATTATTATTGATAAAATACCATAAACTTTTTTGTATAATTGAACTAATGCGATAACCTTATTTCTATCATCCTCAGCAAGTGGCTTGTATAAGTTGTAAACAATACTTATCCCGATGCCGCCTTCAACTAATGCCATTATCGATAATACATTCGTTAAAAGGCCATTAACACCTAGATAATCAATACCTAGACTGTCTAGGAAAGCTTTCCTTGATACAAACCCTAAAATTACAATAACTATTTGTGATAAAATACTTATAGAAATATTCTTTATTGAATTACTAGTTCTCATATATAAAATAGTCCTTTTTATATTTTTTACAAAAAACCTTAAAGTAACTTGTACTATCCAACTCTGGTTAAAATTTCGCTTTCATATTTCTCATCATTAATATCATTCACCACTGTTCCGTTAGGAATTTCACCAATATATTTATTTTGTATAGGACGCTTTTCGGTAGCCTTTTGCAAGAACCATTCATATTCTATGTCAATGTGACCAATATCAATGGCTTGATATCCTAATAATGATAGATCATATGCTAAAACTGTTGCTGTTGGCCCAAGCGCAATTAAGATTAGTTTTGACCTATTTTGGTTTTTAACTTCTTCAAAAATTTCTTCGTATTTATCAAACGCATTTGTAGATGGACAAATTATTCTTTCCATTGATTTGGCATTATGGAATAAATCATTACCTATTCCCAGTCTACTTTTATCACCTTCTACAATGACTATCTCTCTTTTAGTCCATAACTTCTTAAATTTCCTAAACCTTTCTTCAGCATTGCTTTTATCTTTATGATCTATATATAATCTAGTAACTAAGGAATCATAATATTGTTTCCTCTTACCTATTATTTTATATATTTTGCTACGGTTTCGATTTAAGTATTTTATCCAATAAGTCTTTGAATTTTCTGTACACCAATCTACATTATCAAAAACATTGGGAATACATACTAAATGTTGTTTATTGTTACTCTTTATAATTTGTTTTAATCTTTGACTTAATTCTTTTGAGTAAGGTTGAAACAACAAACTCTTCCCTTGCATTAGTCCAAATTCACCATCCCCGAATCTACTCATGGAAAAACTACCATTTATTAATTTGGTTAATGTCTCATCAGTTGTTTTTACCATCGGTCGTGGTATTATTCTGGCAATAACTTTATTAAAAAAAATCATTAAATTCCCTTTTGCAGATACAAATTTATTGTAAATTAGTAATATAAATTTTTTCATATTAACCATCCTTTATTTATAAAACCTATAAGGAATTTATATATTTTTGGGTGAACTCTCAGAGCTGCTAATAATATCTTTACATTTCTAGGTAAGTAATTAAGTTTTATTGTTTGATTGAAGTAACTATTTAATATCATTGCTACCTTATAATAATCTTTCTTATGCTGGTTGAAATCACCATTTTCCACGATCATTCTTAAAACAACAAGTGAGCTATTTGATAATTTTAAAACTACCAAACTAGTTAATTCAGAGTAATACTTACTAATAAACTTATACATTTCTTCATACACTAGAACCGCATCAATCTTTATATTCTTTACGGCATTATCCATTGTGCTTCCTTCATGCTTAATATAATTATATTTGGGGGAGCCAATACAACAAACCTTATTACATTTATGAATTAGTTTATAAGTAAAAGCAGTATCTTCATAGGTTATACCAACTGGAAATCGTATATCTTCTAATAAGCTTCTTTTAATTAACTTTGTCCAAACAACTTCATCATATAACTCGCCCTTAAGCATTTCCTTCATTGCTTGTTTTTTATCATGTATTATTAATGAATGTGTACCGTTGATCTTTAGTCGATCTTTATAATGAATTTTACTGGTACAATTTGCAATATCACACTCATAAGTTTCACAAAGACTATAGAGTAACTCATACATATCTGGCTCTATCCAGTCATCACTATCAACAAATCCAACATATTTACCACAGGCTATATCTAATCCCATATTTCTTGCAGATGCTTGACCTCCATTTTCTTTATGAATTACTTTAACTCTTGTATCTTTTTTAGCATAAGCCTCACAAATTTCTCCACACCTATCAGGAGAGCCATCGTTAATAAGTATCAATTCAAATTCTTTAAAAGTTTGAGCTAATATAGAATCAATACATTTATGTAAATACTGTTCTACTTTATAAACTGGAACAATAATACTAATTTTAGTATTCATACTGTACTTCCTCTCTATTCAACAAAGGATAGAAACCTTTCAAAATCTTCGTTTCCATTAAGAACCTGCCTTGATAAATTATTTTTAAATTCCATTCGCTTATATTTATCATCAATTAAATATTTTAACTTTTTATAAACATCATCTTCAGTGCAGCCTACAATAAATCCGTTATATCCATTATCAATCTGTTCATATGCTCCAATAAAGTTTGTTGTCACAATAGGTTTTTCTAAACACTTTGCTTCAGCTAAAGTTAGACAATAACCTTCATGCCGAGATGTTTGAACATAAATATCAGACTGTAAGATATACGGATAGGGGTTGGGTTTTGCTCCTAAAAGAATGAAATCATTTTTTAAACTGTACCTTTGAATTAGTTGTTCATACTCTGCACCATCTATACCTTCACCAATACAGTACCATCTGACTTCATACCCCTCACTTCTTAATCGAGATAATACTTTAATAGCAATATCTTGACCCTTTTCCTTTGAAAGCCTTCCTACTGTTACAATCTTAAGACCTTTATAGTCATTATCAAATCCCACTGGGATTTTTGACATTTCCTTTATAACTTCTTTTGGAATTATATTCATAAACACTTCAACTTTTTTATTTATACCAGGTAATTTTTCTATAAGGTTCTTCTTAGCCTGTTTTGATACTACATATATCTTTTCATAACTCCGATATAATTTTTCATACAATTTTTCGTTGATCGTATGTTTAGATACATCAAAGTGAACCCAAGATATTTTCTTTTTAGCAGATACTTTATTTGCTATGTAATAATCAATAATATCCGTCGGACCTTGGTAGGAGATTGCAATGTCATATTTATTTAGATTGTTAGGTACAGCCTTTAACACATTTTGATAATACAAGTATCTATTTTTAAAGTACTTGGATATAAAATATGCATTAATAAAAGAAATAACTTTTAGAAACATCTTTTTATTAAGAAAATGTTTAACTGTTTGTTGAGGTGGCTGCATGATTATTGGTTTTACATCTTTAAACCATGTAGATTCTTCTACTTTAACCCATTCAGGAATGTATTCTAAAAATCCGCCTTTTTTCTCTAATAGCATAAGGGTGATATCATATTTATCTTTTGGAATAGCCGATAATAGGGAAATCAATGATTTTTCAACGCCACCAATATTCATGCTAGAAACCATAAATAAAACCTTCTTTTTCATCTTTATTCCACCTCAACCCCCGGCAAAAGGTTTTTATTTTAAATAAATGCAAAAACCCCAAGCTACATGGAACATGACTTGAGGTTTTAAAAATCTACCGCTAAATTAAATATCTTTTCTTTCGCTGTTTTGTTATTTATAAGATCTATTTGGAGGTTTGTCTTTATCTTTTTTCTTAATTTATCATCATTTAATACTCTACAAATAGCTTTATACATTTGATTCTCATCAAAACTGACTAATATTCCTGTTTCTTCATTCAATATTTGCTCAGCAGCACCTGTGAAATTTGTGCTAATAATTGGATTATCAAAACATCTTGCTTCAGCCAAAGTGATACAATAGCCTTCGTGACGGGAAGGCTGGACATATATGTCACACTGTTTCATATATGGGTAAGGATTAGTTTGTTCCCCTAATAGAATAAAGTCGTTTTCAAGATTATACGACTTTATAAGTTGTTCATATTCATTTCTTGCGCTTCCATCACCTATACAATACCACCTAACATTAAATCCTTCTTTTTTCAGTTTGGCAAGTACAGGAATGGTTAAATCCTGACCCTTTTCCTTACTTAATCGTCCAACTGTTAAGATACGTACACCTTCAAACTGATCTTCAAAGCCCGTGCCTTCTTCAGCCATTTTCTCAACCAACACTGTTGATACAATATTTGGAAAATGGTCAATTTTATCATTTATTTTTGGCAGCACGCTAATCAACTTATCTTTTCCTTCTTTTGATACGACAAAAATCTTATCAAACTTCTTGTATATTTTTTCTGCAAAATACTTGTTAAACCCAATCTTTGTTACATCAAAATGAATCCATTGAATTTTCTTTTTAGCTTTAACTTTGTGGACAATAAAATAGCTTATGAAGTCCATAGGACCAGCATAAGCTACTGCAATGTCATATTGAATTTTACCTATTGGATATTCACGTAAAATATATTTAAAAAATAGATTCCTTTCTTTTGTAATCTTAGTAATAAAATAAAGAAAAAATATAATAAGAGCTTTTATGACTTTGCCATTTTTTAAGAAATGTAATGCTGATATATGTAAAGGTCTTTTTAAGAGTACCTTAAGGCTATCATCCCCTTTAAGATATACTATATTTACGCAATTAGGGATAGAATCCAGGAACCCACCGTACTCTTCTAGCATAAATAAAGTTATATCAAAGTTATCCTTCGGCATCTCTGATATCATATTAAGCAGCGCCTTTTCAGTTCCACCCACATTCATATTTATGAGCATAAAAAGTATACTTTTTTTCATTAGATTACACTCTCTTCCTCACCCTATTAACTGATAGAACTTATCAATTTCTTCAACATTCCCTTTTTTCTCAGATTGCAAGTATTCAATTATTTCTTCCCTTAAATCAGCATCATTTATCAATTTTATTATCCCTTCACAAATAGCCTCTGCGTTCATATCAACAACAAGACCATTTTTACCATCTACCATTTGATTATATACGGCATCAAACCTGGTTGTTACAACTGGTATATTTAACATTCGTGCCTCTGCGATTGCAAGGCCGAACCCTTCAAACCTAGATGTCTGAACATAAATATCGGAATTTTTTATATATGGATATGGATTGGCTTTTACACCAATTAAAATAAAGTGGTCACAAAGGTTATTTTCTTTAATACTTTTTTTGATTACCTCTATAAGGGGACCCTTTCCCATAACATACCACCTAAAATTAATACCTTTCTCTTTCAGTTTTTTACATGCTTCAAGTGCCATATCATAACCTTTTCCGGCATCAAATCGTCCGATGGTTAAAAGTCTAACACCATTAAAATTATCTTCAAAACTTTGCCCTACATTAGCCATGTTATTGATAAAGTCAGGGTTATTTATGTCATATAAAATATCTATTTTATTGGTGTATATAGGAAATGTTTCTAAAAAGATGTCATGAGCTGATTTAGAGACCGCTATTATTTTATTATATTGATCATAATATGTTTTTTGGAAGTTCTTCTCTTGATTATTTAACCTATAACTGGTATTAACCCATCCTATTTTTTTTCTTGCTATTATTTTTTCAGCTACATAAAAAGTTGGGACCCCTTGTGCATAACTTATTGCAATATCATAAATCTTTGGATTACTTTCAATAACTTTAGAAACACTCTGCCAAAAAATCCTCGCTATTTGTGAATTTTCATATTGTTGGTAACGAATTCGAAGGGAGTAATTAAGTCTTGTAACTAGCAAATTAAATTTAAAGTTTCTTAAAGAATAGAAGAAGGCTTCTTTTAAGTTTAATTTAGTGAATGCTGTATATTCTAAAGGTCTTAGAATATTTACCTCTTTAGGAACTAATTTCTCAAAGACACCACCATGCCCAAATAACATAAGGTCCACTGAGTATTTAGAATAATCCAAAAGTGATAATAGCGTTACCAAACTCTTTTCTGCACCTGCACAGTCTAATGAGTCTATAACAAATAATAGGTTTTTTTTCATATTTTAATTCACCCACAATTAGCTGCTTTATTTTACTTACATTAATTATTTAAATCCTTTATATTCTGCCATTTAATAAATTCCAGTAATTTTTTATATTCTTCCAATTGTTCCTTATCAATTCCCGAATTCTTTAAATCCGTTACAAATTCTAACCATTCTTTATCAAGCTGGTGATTTTGAGTCTCGGTTGGCTTCTCTGTGTTCAATAATTCCTTAAGCTCGACATCCAAAACCAAAGCCAGTTTTTCCATTACATTTACCGAAGGATTTTTATTCAGGTTTCTTTCGATATTGCTTAGATATGACTTTGCAATCCCCGCCCTATCTGCAAGCTCTGTTAAGGTTAGACCTCTTCTTTTGCGAATTTCATAAATATTTTTTCCTATCATTCTTGATACCTCTTTATCCCTAGGGTTTGGTTTAGGTCTACACCTTTACTTTCATTGTACTTTTTATACATTCAGTTACCCTTGTGAGTTCTTCTTCAGATAAATTTGATCCTGAAGGCAGGCATATGCCCGACAAAAATAATTCATCTGACACACTTTGGTCTACTTTATGAGAGTAATATTTCACATCTTTAAATAACGGCTGCAGATGCAGTGGTTTCCAAACTGGCCTGGCTTCAATATTTTCATCAGTTAAAGCTTCCAAGAGTGTACTTGATGAGACACCAGCTGCATGTTCATCTATTGTTAATGCGGTGAGCCAGCGATTTGAGAATGTGTTTTCCAGTTCTGGCATGAACTGAAGGCCCGGAAGATGAGAGAGCTCTTGAAAATATTGTGAGAATATTAACCTTCGTGCCATCACTCTTTCATCTAAAACCTCCATTTGACCTCGGCCAATTCCTGCCAGAATATTGCTCAGCCTATAATTGTATCCTATTTGGCTATGCTGATAATGTGGGGCTGGATCTCTTGACTGCGTAGCCAGGAAGCGGGCTCTTTTTAATAACTCTGTATCATCTGAAATGAGCATTCCTCCGCCTGATGTAGTGATAATCTTATTCCCGTTGAATGAAAATACCCCATACTTTCCAAAGGTTCCACTAGGCTTTCCTTTATAGCTTGAACCAAGAGATTCAGCCGCATCTTCAATAATGGGAACATCGTATCTATTACTAATAGCGAGAATTTCATCCATCTTTGCGCTTTGTCCATATAAATTGACCACTATAACCGCTTTTGGAATCTTTCTTTCTCTGGCTGCCTCTGCAAATGCTCTTTCAAGCGCTTCCGGAGACATGTTCCACGTTTCCGGCTCCGAGTCGATAAAGACAGGTTCTGCTCCTTGATAAAGAATCGGGTTGGCACTTGCTACAAATGTAAGTGAAGAACAAAAAACAGTATCACCTTTTTTTACATCTAATAAAGAAAGAGCCAAATGAATTGCAGCTGTCCCTGAACTTACAGCTACTGCTTCATTGACTCCTGTATACTGAGCTATTTCTTTTTCAAAAGCATCTACATTAGGTCCGAGCGGCGCGATCCAATTAGATTCCATCGCTTCCTGGATATACTTGATCTCATTGCCGGATAAATGAGGCGGTGAAAGATAAATTTTGCTTTTATTTGATGTATGGATCATTTATACACCTTCAATCACTTGTTTTGTTTTCACTGCAGCTGGAACTCCTACAGCGGTAGAATGGGAAGGAATATTACTGATAACAGTTGCTCCGGCCCCAATAACTGACCATTCTCCAATTGCTATCCCTGGAATAATGGTTGCTCCAGCACTAACATGTACGCCATCCTCAATTTGGACGTTTCCTGTTAAGGTTGCATTCGGAGAAATATGAACAAAATCTCCCAGCCTATTGTCATGTTCTACGATGGCACCGGTGTTAATAATGGTATGGGCACCAATACGGGCTCCAGCATTAATGACAGAACCAGCCATTATTACTGTACCGTGATCTATTTCTGCTCGTTGGCTAATGATAGCAGCAGGATGGATAATTGTTGCATAATTCTCTTTAGAAAGCTGGAGACTTTCAGTAATTAATCTTCGAATCTTGTTATTTCCAATTGCTATTACGAATTTCAATTCTCTAAAGAGATCGTTTAGTGTTATAGCAGATAAAATGGGGCCATAAAAGATTTCCTGTTTCATGTGTAATTCTTCATATTTATCATCCAGATAGGCAACAATTTTATGGTTGTGATTTAACGAAATAAGGTCCTCAATAACTTTGCTATGTCCGCCTTGACCAATTATGGCTAATTTCATCCATGTCCCTCTTTCAAAGTAGACTTTGAACCTTTAAAGCTTTCCATAGTTGCATTTCCTGGCTGACTTACCCCTTCAGATTTGATTACTTTTTTAATGGTTAATATTAATATTTTTAGATCCAGCAGCAGGTTTCGGTTGTTTACATACCACACATCATGCTCAAACTTTTCCTCCCAGCTTAATGCGT
It encodes the following:
- a CDS encoding lipopolysaccharide biosynthesis protein, whose protein sequence is MRTSNSIKNISISILSQIVIVILGFVSRKAFLDSLGIDYLGVNGLLTNVLSIMALVEGGIGISIVYNLYKPLAEDDRNKVIALVQLYKKVYGILSIIILFISICIYPFLGTLIKNGNSIADITLIYSLFVLKNIVSYLNAHKWSLINADQKGYVLAKIDLMFQVFTSIAKIIILITTKSYILYLIFELIIYVIQNLINGSIVNKRYSYIKTKEKYPLDKSTKENLVKNVKAMFLHNIGGFLVFGIDNILISSFIGLATVGIYSNYTMIINQLAALVKPVLGGIDSSIGNLIATESSDKNYSIFKVTYLVNFWLYSLCVIVLFNLLEPLISWWLGSQYILNNLTFIIVLLNFYLTGMRTAIATFKNKAGLFVQDKYAPLFEGFINLIASLFLVKYFGLAGIFIGTTISTLTTVFWTQPVIVYKYVFKRSVFLYFKKYIVFGLLTLAACFITTIICNSLIIGDNFLALAGKGLISLIVPNVIYIVIFYKSKEFQYLINIALSVLKIKLPRGKTKAVG
- a CDS encoding SP_1767 family glycosyltransferase, translating into MKKFILLIYNKFVSAKGNLMIFFNKVIARIIPRPMVKTTDETLTKLINGSFSMSRFGDGEFGLMQGKSLLFQPYSKELSQRLKQIIKSNNKQHLVCIPNVFDNVDWCTENSKTYWIKYLNRNRSKIYKIIGKRKQYYDSLVTRLYIDHKDKSNAEERFRKFKKLWTKREIVIVEGDKSRLGIGNDLFHNAKSMERIICPSTNAFDKYEEIFEEVKNQNRSKLILIALGPTATVLAYDLSLLGYQAIDIGHIDIEYEWFLQKATEKRPIQNKYIGEIPNGTVVNDINDEKYESEILTRVG
- a CDS encoding glycosyltransferase family 2 protein; translated protein: MNTKISIIVPVYKVEQYLHKCIDSILAQTFKEFELILINDGSPDRCGEICEAYAKKDTRVKVIHKENGGQASARNMGLDIACGKYVGFVDSDDWIEPDMYELLYSLCETYECDIANCTSKIHYKDRLKINGTHSLIIHDKKQAMKEMLKGELYDEVVWTKLIKRSLLEDIRFPVGITYEDTAFTYKLIHKCNKVCCIGSPKYNYIKHEGSTMDNAVKNIKIDAVLVYEEMYKFISKYYSELTSLVVLKLSNSSLVVLRMIVENGDFNQHKKDYYKVAMILNSYFNQTIKLNYLPRNVKILLAALRVHPKIYKFLIGFINKGWLI
- a CDS encoding glycosyltransferase, whose protein sequence is MKKKVLFMVSSMNIGGVEKSLISLLSAIPKDKYDITLMLLEKKGGFLEYIPEWVKVEESTWFKDVKPIIMQPPQQTVKHFLNKKMFLKVISFINAYFISKYFKNRYLYYQNVLKAVPNNLNKYDIAISYQGPTDIIDYYIANKVSAKKKISWVHFDVSKHTINEKLYEKLYRSYEKIYVVSKQAKKNLIEKLPGINKKVEVFMNIIPKEVIKEMSKIPVGFDNDYKGLKIVTVGRLSKEKGQDIAIKVLSRLRSEGYEVRWYCIGEGIDGAEYEQLIQRYSLKNDFILLGAKPNPYPYILQSDIYVQTSRHEGYCLTLAEAKCLEKPIVTTNFIGAYEQIDNGYNGFIVGCTEDDVYKKLKYLIDDKYKRMEFKNNLSRQVLNGNEDFERFLSFVE
- a CDS encoding glycosyltransferase, whose translation is MKKSILFMLINMNVGGTEKALLNMISEMPKDNFDITLFMLEEYGGFLDSIPNCVNIVYLKGDDSLKVLLKRPLHISALHFLKNGKVIKALIIFFLYFITKITKERNLFFKYILREYPIGKIQYDIAVAYAGPMDFISYFIVHKVKAKKKIQWIHFDVTKIGFNKYFAEKIYKKFDKIFVVSKEGKDKLISVLPKINDKIDHFPNIVSTVLVEKMAEEGTGFEDQFEGVRILTVGRLSKEKGQDLTIPVLAKLKKEGFNVRWYCIGDGSARNEYEQLIKSYNLENDFILLGEQTNPYPYMKQCDIYVQPSRHEGYCITLAEARCFDNPIISTNFTGAAEQILNEETGILVSFDENQMYKAICRVLNDDKLRKKIKTNLQIDLINNKTAKEKIFNLAVDF
- a CDS encoding glycosyltransferase, with protein sequence MKKNLLFVIDSLDCAGAEKSLVTLLSLLDYSKYSVDLMLFGHGGVFEKLVPKEVNILRPLEYTAFTKLNLKEAFFYSLRNFKFNLLVTRLNYSLRIRYQQYENSQIARIFWQSVSKVIESNPKIYDIAISYAQGVPTFYVAEKIIARKKIGWVNTSYRLNNQEKNFQKTYYDQYNKIIAVSKSAHDIFLETFPIYTNKIDILYDINNPDFINNMANVGQSFEDNFNGVRLLTIGRFDAGKGYDMALEACKKLKEKGINFRWYVMGKGPLIEVIKKSIKENNLCDHFILIGVKANPYPYIKNSDIYVQTSRFEGFGLAIAEARMLNIPVVTTRFDAVYNQMVDGKNGLVVDMNAEAICEGIIKLINDADLREEIIEYLQSEKKGNVEEIDKFYQLIG
- a CDS encoding XRE family transcriptional regulator, translated to MIGKNIYEIRKRRGLTLTELADRAGIAKSYLSNIERNLNKNPSVNVMEKLALVLDVELKELLNTEKPTETQNHQLDKEWLEFVTDLKNSGIDKEQLEEYKKLLEFIKWQNIKDLNN
- a CDS encoding DegT/DnrJ/EryC1/StrS family aminotransferase, which produces MIHTSNKSKIYLSPPHLSGNEIKYIQEAMESNWIAPLGPNVDAFEKEIAQYTGVNEAVAVSSGTAAIHLALSLLDVKKGDTVFCSSLTFVASANPILYQGAEPVFIDSEPETWNMSPEALERAFAEAARERKIPKAVIVVNLYGQSAKMDEILAISNRYDVPIIEDAAESLGSSYKGKPSGTFGKYGVFSFNGNKIITTSGGGMLISDDTELLKRARFLATQSRDPAPHYQHSQIGYNYRLSNILAGIGRGQMEVLDERVMARRLIFSQYFQELSHLPGLQFMPELENTFSNRWLTALTIDEHAAGVSSSTLLEALTDENIEARPVWKPLHLQPLFKDVKYYSHKVDQSVSDELFLSGICLPSGSNLSEEELTRVTECIKSTMKVKV
- a CDS encoding acetyltransferase translates to MKLAIIGQGGHSKVIEDLISLNHNHKIVAYLDDKYEELHMKQEIFYGPILSAITLNDLFRELKFVIAIGNNKIRRLITESLQLSKENYATIIHPAAIISQRAEIDHGTVIMAGSVINAGARIGAHTIINTGAIVEHDNRLGDFVHISPNATLTGNVQIEDGVHVSAGATIIPGIAIGEWSVIGAGATVISNIPSHSTAVGVPAAVKTKQVIEGV